From the genome of Pseudomonas hamedanensis:
TAATCATGAATGAATTCCGGGTGCCCCTGGAAGCACAGCACCTGATCGTTGATGTGATACGCGGCGAACGGGCAGAAGTCACTGGACGCAATCACCGTGGCGTTCTCCGGCAGCGCCGTGACTTGGTCCTGATGGCTGATCAGCAGCGTCAGCTCTTCACGCACCGGACTCATCCATGGCGCCTTGGCTGCGAGTTTGTAGTTGTGGGTACCGACGCCCCAGCCTTGCGTCGCACGTTCGCTCTTGCCACCGAGCAGCAGCGCCAGCAACTGATGACCGAAGCATACGCCGAGCAGTTTGTCGCCACGCTCGTAACGCGCCAGCAGGTATTGCTTGAGGGTCTGAATCCACGGATCCGTGCCGAATGAATCGGCCTTGCTGCCGGTGACCAGGTACGCGTCGAAGCTCAGGTCATCGCTCGGGTAGTGGCCCTGCATCACGTTGTAGACGGTGAACTCGGCGGCAATCGGTTGCTGCGAGAACAGGCGCTGAAACATCTGCCCGTAACCCTGATATTGGTCGACCAGTTCCGGACGCAGGATGTCGGTTTCCAGAATGCAGATGCGTAGCGACATAAAAAATACCTGACACGTGATGGGAATAATGAACACCTCAGAGCCTGCCCTGAAACACCCTGGCAAGGCAAGCCCCGCAGTGCCCTCGGCCCCTAGAACATCTCACCGTTGGCGGCTTTATCCAGCAGCAGTGCCGGCGGTGCGAAACGTTCGCCGTACTGCTCCGCCAGATACTGCGCCCGGGCAACAAAGTCCTTCACCCCGTATTGGTTGATGAACTGCAGCGCCCCCCCCGTCCATGCGGCGAAACCGATGCCGAAGATCGAGCCGACGTTGGCATCGGCCGTCGAGGTCAGCACGCCCTCCTCGACGCAGCGCACGGTTTCGATAGCTTGAATAAACAGCAAACGATCACGCACATCCTGTGACGAAATCTGCCCATCGGCCTTCTCGAAACGGCTTTTCAGCTCGGGCCACAAATGCTTTTGAGCGCCGACCGGGTAATCATAAAAGCCAGCGCCCGCCGCCTTGCCGGGCCGTTTGTATTCGTTGAGCAGCAAGTCAATCACGGCAAACGCCGGGTGCTCGATCAGCGGTTTCCCTTCAGCCTGTAGGTCTTTGGCCGTCTGTGTGCGGATGTGGCTCATCAAGCTGAGGGAAACTTCGTCGGAGATGGCCAGTGGGCCTACCGGCATCCCGGCCTTGCGTGCTTCGGTCTCGATCATCGGCGCGCTGACGCCTTCGCCGAGCATGGCGATGCCTTCATTGGTGAACGTGCCAAACACTCGCGAGGTGAAGAAGCCGCGGCTGTCGTTGACCACGATCGGGGTCTTCCTGATTTGCAGGACGAAATCAAAACCGCGCGCCAGGGTGGCGTCGCTGGTTTGCGCGCCCTTGATGATTTCCACCAGCGGCATTTTTTCCACCGGGCTGAAGAAATGCAGGCCGATGAATTTGCTTTGATCCGGCACAGCGCGCGCCAGACCGGTGATCGGCAACGTCGAGGTGTTGGACGCAATCACCGCCTCGCCGCCAACGACTTTTTGCGCCGCCGCCGAGACCGTCGCTTTCAGTTCGCGGTCTTCGAACACCGCCTCGATGACCAGATCGCACCCGGCCAGATCGGCATCGTCCTCAGTGGTGTGGATCCGCGCCAGCACCTCATCACGCTGCGCAACCGTCATCTGCCCCCGTGCAACCTTCTTGTCCAGCAGTGCCGCTGAATGCGCCTTGCCTTTATCGGCCGCAGCGAGGTTTATGTCCTTGAGCACCACGCTGATACCGGCCGAGGCGCTGACAAAAGCGATCCCCGCGCCCATCATGCCGGCGCCCAGCACGCCGACCTTTTGCGTTTTATGTGGCGCGAAACCCTGTGGTCGCGAACCGCCGGCATTGATTTCATTGAGCTGAAACCAGAATGTGCCGATCAGGTTTTTCGCGATCTGCCCGGTGGTCAGCTCAGTGAAATAGCGGGTTTCGATCAGATGCGCTGTGTCGAAATCCACCTGCGCGCCCTCCACCGCCGCACACAGAATTTTCTCCGGCGCCGGCAGGGTGCCTTGGGTTTTCGCGCGCAGGATCGACGGTGCGATTGCCAGCATCTGCGCAACTTTCGGATTGGACGGTGTGCCGCCGGGGATCTGATAACCCTTGACGTCCCAACGCTGTACGGCCGCTGGGTTGGCGACGATCCAGGCACGGGCCTTGGCCAGCAAGTCATCGCGATCTGTCGCCAGCGCGTCGATCAAACCCGCCTGTAGCGCCTGCTGCGGGCGGATTTTCTTGCCTTCGAGCAAATACGGCAGCGCTTTCTCGATGCCAAGCAGGCGCACCATGCGTACGACGCCACCACCGCCCGGCAGCAGACCGAGGGTCACTTCCGGCAGGCCGAGTTGCACCGAGGCATCGTCCAGCGCCACGCGGTGATGACAAGCCAGACAGATTTCCCAACCGCCCCCCAGTGCCGCGCCATTAATAGCAGCGACCACCGGCTTGCCCAGTGTTTCCAGCGTGCGCAGTTGGCCTTTGAGGGCGAGCACCATGTCGTAGAACGCTTTGGCCTGCGGCTTGCCGACCTTGATCAGTTCGTTGAGGTCGCCGCCGGCAAAGAAGGTTTTCTTTGCCGAGGTGATGATGACTCCGACCAGACTGTCTTTCTCTGTGAGCAGACGGGCGACACTGGCCGCCATGGCCTCGCGGTACACGGCGTTCATGGTGTTGGCGCTCTGGCCCGGCAGATCGATGGTCAGCACGACGATACCGTCCTGGCCTTTTTCGTAACGAATGGCTTCGCTCATAGCAGGATTCCTTGAATGCGGGGCTCAGAGGCGTTCGATGATGGTGGCAATGCCCATGCCGCCGCCGACGCACAGGGTCGCCAGGCCATAGCGCAGGCGTCGGGTCTCCAACTCGTCGAGCAGAGTGCCGAGGATGGCGCAACCGGTGGCGCCCAGCGGGTGGCCCATGGCGATGGAGCCGCCGTTGACATTGACCTTGTCCGGGTCGACGGCCATGTCCTTGATGAACTTCAGCACCACCGAGGCAAACGCTTCGTTGACCTCGAACAGGTCAATGTCTTCCACGCGCAGCCCGGCCTTGGCCAACGCTTTGCGGGTGGCCGGCGCCGGGCCGGTGAGCATGATCGTTGGATCAGTGCTGGTGACTGCCGTGGCGACAATCCGCGCCCGGGGTTGCAGACCCAACGCGCGGCCCTTGGCTTCGGAGCCGATCAGCATCAGCGCGGCGCCATCAACGATGCCGGAGCTGTTGCCGGGTGTGTGCACGTGGTTGATCCGCTCGACATGGCTGTAGACCCGCAGCGCCGTGGCATCGAAGCCCATCTGGCCGATCATTTCAAAACTCGGCTTGAGTTTGCCTAAGCCCTCCAGCGTGGAATCGGCACGAATGAATTCATCGTGATCGAGCAGGATGATGCCGTTCTGATCCTGCACCGGCACCAGCGACTTGCTGAACGCCCCGCCGGCCCGGGCCCGCGCGGCTTTCTGTTGCGAATGCAGGGCGTAGGCGTCGACGTCCTGGCGGCTGAAGCCTTCAAGAGTAGCGATCAGGTCGGCGCCAACGCCTTGCGGGGTAAAATGGCTGTGCAGGTTGGTCTGCGGGTCCAGCGCCCAGGCGCCGCCATCGCTGCCCATCGGCACCCGCGACATCGACTCGACGCCGCCAACCACCACCAGGTCTTCGAAACCGGAACGCACTTTCATCGCGCCGAGGTTGACCGCTTCCAGCCCCGAGGCGCAGAAACGGTTGATTTGCACGCCCGCCACGCTGACGTCCCAATCGGCCATCTGCACGGCGGTCTTGGCGATGTCCGAGCCCTGATCGCCGATCGGTGTCACGCAGCCGAGTACCACGTCATCGACCTGACGGGTGTCCAGTGAGGTGCGCAGTTGCAGCGCGGTCAGCAATCCGGCCACCAGGTTCACTGGTTTGATACTGTGCAAGGCGCCATCGGCCTTGCCTTTGCCCCGTGGCGTGCGTAATGCGTCGAATATCAAAGCTTGGGTCATGACGTCCTCGAACCTGTGCGGTGATGATGGCGGGTCCGTCACTCTTGGCCGCATCGCGTCAGGATTCAATGACCACAGCGCTCAATGCGCTTGACGTACACGCTCAGACGGACGGTCATCGTCGATCAGGTGAACCGGTTCAGGTCGCCGAGTTGTCTAGCCAGCGGGCGCTACAGAAGCTGGCAATACGCCTCATAGCTTTTTAATCGCATTTTCCGAGATCTCCATGTGAAATGGATCTAAGCCTCGGCGCGCACCGGCCCTAAGGTGAACATGTACGTCATCGTTGTCGGGTTTTGCCGAGACGGTCGTCCCTCAACAGGAAGTGCAACGCATGCCGTCATGGATATGCAGGCAGGCATCAGGAAATAACAATAAAGGCGGTCAAGCCATGTTCAAACAACCGAAAGTTCGTCAAGCAGGGCTCATTCTTTTTGCCACGACGCTGTTGTTGATTTTGCCGAATCTGACCAAGGTCATCGGCTGACTCAAGCGCCAGGCGCTGACTGTCGCCACAGAAAATGTGACTGGCCCGCTACCCGGGCCAGCGTGGCTGTGCCAACCTTTGTGCACTTTCACGACATGGACGGCGATCATTTTGAAAACCCTCATTGCGTTCGGGGTCTTGCTGCTCAGCATGCCCTTGTCTGCCGCACAGCTGGAGTTGCAGCTTGGCGCGAACAGCCGCACCTGGCAGGCCGAAGAGCTGCTCAAGCTTCCCCAAATACGCACGCTCACGGTCAAAAACGATGTCTCTTATAAAAAAGACATGACCTACCGTGCGGTGCCCATGGCTGCATTGCTGACCGGGATCAAGCCCGAAGATCACCTGCAAGCGGTGGCGCTGGACGGGTTTGCCGCCGAACTGGCGGCGGCGCCGTTGCTCGACACCACAGGCGCGCGAGCCTGGCTGGCCATTGAAGATCCCGCTCAGCCGTGGCCGCCGCTGGGCGCGGGCAAACACAGCGCCGGGCCGTTCTATCTGGTGTGGACGGATCCGCAGGTGGGCAATATCAGCCCCGAGCAGTGGCCGTTTCAAGTCGCCAGCATCAAGCTGATGGCCCCGGTGGCCCAGCGCTTCCCTGCCCTGCTCCCCGATCCCGCGCTGAAGGCCGATGAACCGGTGAACCAGGGGTTTGCGCTGTTTCAGAAAAACTGCCTGGCTTGCCATCGCCTCAACGGTGCCGGAGATGCGCAATTCGGCCCGGATCTGAATATTCCGTACAACCCGACCGAGTATTTCGGTGCGGACTTTTTGGCGCGTTACATTCGTGATCCGCAGAGCTTGCGTCAGTGGCCGCAGGCGAAGATGCCCGGGTTTTCGGTGAAGGTGTTGCCGGACGCTGATTTGGAAATGTTGATCGGCTATCTCAAGCACATGGCCGGGCGCAAAGCCAAGCCTTGATGCCGAGCCCCTTGTAGGAGTGAGCCTGCTCGCGATAGCGGTGGGTCAGTCACAACGGTATCGCCTGATATGCCGCTATCGCGAGCAGGCTCACTCCTACAGGGGATGGTGCGAATCCTTACTGCTGCTGGACGGAGATGACCGGCGTCGGCGAGACAAACACCTTCGCATGCATCTGCTCGCAGCCGCCGCCCCGGCGCATGCCGCGTACCGGGCAGGCATCCAGGTAATCCAGGCCCACCGCCAGTTTCAAATGACGCTCGGGCCGCGCCAGTTGATTGGTCACGTCGAAGCTGTACCAGGCGTCATCCAGCCATGCTTCTGCCCAGGCGTGACTGGCCAGATGTTCGCAGTCCTCGCTGTACAGATAGCCCGACACATAACGCGATGGCACGCCGAGGCTGCGGGCGCAGGCCAGGAACGCGTGGGTGTGATCCTGACAGACCCCGGCCCGCCCGGCGAAGGCTTCGGCGGCGCTGGTATCGACTTCGGTCGAGCCCGGCCTGTAGCTCATGTGCTGATTCAGACCGTGCATCAGATCGATCAGGGCCGTGCGGTCACGGCGCTGCTTGCAGGCGTGCTCGGCAAACGCGCGAAGGGCTTCATCGGCTTCGGTCAAACGAGTGAAGCGCAGGAACGGCAACGCCGACTGGCTTTCATGCTCGGCTTCGCGCAGTTCGTCGATATCGACTTGGCCGCGAGCGCCGATAATGATCGCTTCGTGGGGCTCGTCCATGGTCAGCACATGCAGGATGTTGCCGAACGGATCGAGCTGCGCACGCACCGGACGCGGCAGGTCGAGCTGCCAGCTGAGGACGTGCTGACGCTCGCTGTCGTGGGGCGTCAGGCGCAGATACTGGATGCTCGCCCGTACCTGATCTTCGTAGTGATAGGTGGTCTCGTGGCTAATGGAAAGTCTCATGCAGCCTCCAGGTAGGAACTGTGAATGGCGTTGCCCAACTGGCGCACCAGCGGGATGAATTCGGTCAGCCAGGCATGCAGGCCTTCCTCGAGGATTTCGTTGATCCCGGTGTAGCGCAGGCGTGCATCCATTTCGGCAGCCAGACGTTGGGCCGGACGACCATTTGCGCCGGGCAATTGCGCAAGAATCTGGTCGATTTCTTCGGTGCAGGCGCGCAGTGACCGCGGCACATCGGCGCGCAACAGCAACAACTCGGCAACATGTCGGGCGCCGGGGGCATCACGGTAAATTTCCGTGTAGGCCTCGAATGAAGACAGGGCCCGTAACAGCGCACTCCACTGGTAATACGCGTGGGCCGTACCGTCACTGACCGCTTCGGCCTGATCGCCGGCCATTTCATAACGAGCATCGAGCAGGCGCAGCGTGTTGTCCGCGCGTTCGATAAACGTGCCGAGTCGAATGAAGCGAAAGGCATCGTTGCGCATGATCGTGCCGTAAGAGGCACCGCGAAACAGGTGCGAACGCTCCTTGATCCATTCGCAGAAACGGCTCATGCCATAGCGGCTGAGGCCTTGTTCGGCGATCCCGCGAATCTCCAGCCAGGTGGCGTTGATGTTCTCCCACATGTCCGCGGTGATACGCCCGCGCACCGCATGGGCGCTGGCTCGCGCCGCCCCCAGGCAACTGTAGATGCTCGCCGGGTTGGCGGCATCGAGGGCGAAAAAATGCAGCAAGCGTTCGGCATGCAATGCGCCGTGGCGTTCCAGATAATCATCCAGCGTGCCGGTGATGAGCAGCGGCATGGCGAGTTCGTGCAGACCGTCGCCGCGACCGTCTTGCGGCATCAACGACAGCGAATAGCTGATGTCGAGCATCCGCGCGAGGTTTTCCGCTCGCTCCAGATAACGCGACATCCAGTACAGATCCGAGGCAGTTCTACTTAACATGGCAAGCTTCCTTCAATCCTCGACCACCCAGGTGTCCTTGGTTCCGCCACCCTGGGAGGAATTCACCACCAGAGAGCCTTCGCGCAAGGCGACACGGGTCAAACCGCCGGGCACAACCCGGGTTTCGCGACCGGACAGCACGAACGGGCGCAGGTCGATGTGGCGCGGCGCAATGCCGTTTTCGACAAAGGTCGGACAGGTCGACAGCGACAGCGTCGGTTGCGCGATATAGGCATGGGGCTTGGCCTTGATGCGCTCGCGAAAAGCGTCGATTTCAGCCGTCGTGGCCGCCGGCCCTACCAGCATTCCGTAACCGCCGGAGCCTTGGGTTTCCTTGACCACCAGATCCGGTAGATTGGCCAGCACATGGGACAGTTCAGACGGATTGCGGCATTGCCAGGTCGGAACATTCTTCAGGATCGGTTCTTCGTCGAGGTAGAAACGGATCATGTCGGTGACAAACGGATACACCGATTTGTCGTCCGCCACGCCGGTGCCGATGGCGTTGGCCAGCACCACATTGCCGGAGCGATAGGATGACAGCAGCCCCGGCACACCGAGCATCGAGTCTGGATTGAAGGCCAGCGGATCGAGGAACGCATCGTCGAGACGGCGGTAGATCACGTCCACCGCTTTTGGGCCATCGGTGGTGCGCATGAACACTTTGTCGTCGCGCACAAACAGGTCCGCGCCTTCGACCAGTTCGACGCCCATTTCCCGCGCGAGAAAGGCGTGTTCGAAAAACGCACTGTTGAAGCGCCCCGGCGTCAATACGACCACGCTCGGGTTGTCCAGCGGGCTGGAGCTTTTCAGGGTGTCGAGCAACAGGTTCGGGTAGTGGTCGATGGGCGCGATGCGCTGGGCGGCGAACAGCTCCGGAAACAAGCGCATCATCATTTTGCGGTCTTCGAGCATGTAGCTCACGCCGCTCGGAGTGCGCAGGTTGTCTTCGAGTACGTAATAGGTACCGTCGCCGTCACGCACCAGATCGACGCCGGAAATGTGCGAATAGATATCGCGGTGCAGATCCAGGCCCTGCATCGCCAACTGGTATTGCTCGTTGGCCAACACCTGTTCGGCGGGAATGATCCCGGCCTTGATGATGCGCTGCTCGTGATACAGGTCGGCGAGAAACATGTTCAGCGCCTTGACCCGCTGGATGCAGCCGCGCTCGACAATCCGCCACTCACTGGCGGGGATGCTGCGCGGAATGGTGTCGAAAGGAATCAGGCGCTCGGTGCCCTGCTCGTCCCCGTAGAGCGTGAAGGTGATGCCGGCACGATGGAACAGCAGATCGGCCTCGCGGCGCCGCTGGGCAAGCAACTCGTCAGGCGTATCCGCCAGCCAACGGGCGAACTCTCGATAATGCGGGCGAACCAGGCCGCCGGCATCGTACATCTCGTCAAAATAGGTGCGGATCATGCCGTACTCCTTGTCACTCCGGACATACAGGCCTTCGCAAGGCCCGTGCCATCGGCATAAACGCTTTGATTTCAATCGGTTGTATATCCACGCCGCGGGCAGCGCACCATTCCTGTGCGGCAAATGCCCCGGCCCGATTGCCCCCGCTTCATTGCGACGCACTGCGGCGTCTATCAGCAGCATAGTCAGAGTTGATTTCACTGCCTGAGCGTGACTGCGGATAATCCGCGCATTCGCTGCAAAACCTCCTCGGCAGAGACGCCGAAAAGCTTGCCGCTCAACCGCTCTGGACTGCCTCGGCAGCCCGCCCCGCCGTAACCCTGACCGGTTTCCTCTCCTTATCGGTCTTCCCTTTTAGCCACCCTCTCCGGTGGCTTTTTTTTGCCCGGGATTCTTGTTTCAGAGTTTTTCCACGGCAATTTGGTACTCCGAAAACAACAACGGCCGACCCGAAGGTCAGCCGTTGCTCGACAAACGCTGCGCAATATCAATTCAACCGATAGCGATTGCGCACCTCCTGCTTCACGCCCCAGCCCTCGATAATGCCGCCCAAGGGCTCGACCACTGCGGAAAAGCCCTGCTCGAAATCACCAATATCGTCGTAGGTCGCATACATCACTTTGCTCAATTCCAGCGACCAGGCGCCATCGTCGCGCGCACTGACCTGGGCATTGATCGATTCACCGCGAAATTTGCCTGCTGCCCTGCGCGCCCGTTCCTCGTCCGGGAAAATCGCGTAGAACTCGATGGGATGGAAACGGGAAAAATCGAAACCGCCTTCTTTCATGCGGCGCAGAACATTGCTGCTGATGTCTTCTTGATAGGCTGTGCTCATGAATCGTCCCCCTCGATTGATGGATAGACTTTCCGTATTCCCGCCCCGGGCCTTTTGGCCAAAGTACTACGGCAACGTGGTTGCGCGCGGGAAGCAAGCATGTAGCTGACAAGACCAGACCTTAGCGATCCATTCGCTGATCTCGCTTGCAGAGTAGCCCCAAGAGAGCGCTGCTGCCAAGGTCTGGTTTACGAGATGACAGGAAGTATTCAGGCAGATTCGATGCTGATGATTTCGATGCCATTCTGGGTCTTGAGGTTTTTAACCTCGGCATCGGCGGTGCGCCCTTTCAGATCGTTCAGATCCAGTTGGGCGGCGACCGGAAGACGGCGCTCCTTGACGAACCGCGCGGCCTCATCGCGGGTCGGGCATTCTTCACGTTCGAAGATCTCATCAACCATTTCACCGTGATCATCCACGAAAGTGACTTTCCACTTTTGCATCAGTGCCTCCTCGATCAACCCGTAAATGGGCTTACCTCTATCTCGACTTTTTCCCGCGATAGTTGGTTCAAAAGGATTACAGGCGCCAACGGTGAAAATAACATCCAATCGATAAGGCGGACTCTGTGGCGAGGGGATTTATCCCCGTCCGGCTGCGCAGCAGTCGTAATACCATCCATTGCGGTTTAACAGAGACACCGCGCAGGCCGGTTCAGGGATGCTGCGCATCCCAACGGGGATAAATCCCCTCGCCACAAAAGCTCCCTTACAGAGCGCCTTCAGCGTGATTAGTCGTTGCTTGGCTTGTTGATCGCACGCAATACGTATTGCGGCAAGGCGAATGCACCGATGTGGATTTCCGGGTTGTAGTAGCGGGTAACGATGCCGCTGCCGATAAACCGCTGTTGCAGGGTTTCACGGCTCAGCTTGCGGTAGGCCGGGTTGGTCGAACCCCAGGCGAAGGTCATCGAACCGCCGATGTAGGTCGGCACGGCGGCCTGATAGAAGTGCCAGTCCGGGAACAGGCTGTTGAGGCGACCGGCCGTGGTTTTGACTTCGTCGATCTGCATGAACGGCGTGCCGTTCTGCGTCACGAGAATACCGCCCTCGTTCAGGCAGCGGTGGCAGGCCTGATAGAAGTTCTCCGAGAACAGCACTTCGCCCGGACCGATCGGGTCGGTGGAGTCAGAGATGATCACGTCGAATTTTTCGGTGGTGGTGGCAACGAAACGCATGCCGTCGTCGATCACCAGGTTCAGACGCGGATCGTCGTAAGCACCGGCGGAATGGTTCGGCAGGAATTCTTTGCACATGTCGACCACGGTGCCGTCGATCTCCACCATGGTGATGTGTTCGACACCGGCGTGCTTGGTCACTTCGCGCAACATGCCGCCGTCGCCGCCGCCGATGATCAGCACGCGCTTGGCAGTGCCGTGGGCGAGGATCGGCACGTGGGTGAGCATTTCGTGGTAGATGAATTCGTCGGCTTCGGTGGTCTGGATCACGCCGTCCAGCGCCATTACCCGGCCCATGCGCGGGTTCTGGAAAATCACCAGGTGCTGGTGTTCGGTGCGCACTTCGTGCAGCAGTTTTTCCATGCGGAAACGCTGGCCGTAGCCTTCGTAGAGGGTTTCCAGGTATTCGCTGGTCTTGGTGACGGTCATGGTCGAGTGCTCCGATAAATGCGCGGGCGTCAAACGTGGGGACGATTGCCCGGGAAAGGCGCGCATTCTACGTTGCCGAAGATGACAGGTCGAACGCCACTTGATCGGCTGAACACATAACCCTTGTAGGAGTGAGCCTGCTCGCGATTACTGTCTATCAGTCACAGAGACGTTGACTGAGAAATAGCTATCGCGAGCAGGCTCACTCCTACAATGGGATGCGGTGTTTATCAGATTCGCACGTTGCCCCGCGGCCCGGCGATCGCCCAGATGATCAGGCCCAGCACCGGCAGGAGGATGATCAGCAACACCCAGACGATTTTCATCCCGGTGGAGGCGCCGCTTTTCAGCACGTTGATGATTGCCCAGATGTCGAGGGCGAGGATGATCAGGCCGATCAGACCATTGAAGGTGGAACCCATGGTGTCGCTCCAGAATAGTGGCATGCACTTTTAGGATAGACGGTCGCGCGCAGGGTTCCCTTTTATTGCGTTCAGACGTGAACGGCGACCTTCAACGCTTCCAGCGCTGGCGCAGCGGCAATGCCGACTTCGCCACACAACTCCAGCACCCGAGGGACGTCGTTGCCGTAGACCAGCACCATTTGCAGCTCATCGTCGAGCAACTGGCTGAAGTTCATCAGCGTGTAACCGCCGT
Proteins encoded in this window:
- a CDS encoding amidotransferase; amino-acid sequence: MSLRICILETDILRPELVDQYQGYGQMFQRLFSQQPIAAEFTVYNVMQGHYPSDDLSFDAYLVTGSKADSFGTDPWIQTLKQYLLARYERGDKLLGVCFGHQLLALLLGGKSERATQGWGVGTHNYKLAAKAPWMSPVREELTLLISHQDQVTALPENATVIASSDFCPFAAYHINDQVLCFQGHPEFIHDYSRALLDLRQEALGAQIYNNGVASLEQEHHGATVAEWMMRFVAHKPETV
- a CDS encoding alpha-E domain-containing protein, yielding MLSRTASDLYWMSRYLERAENLARMLDISYSLSLMPQDGRGDGLHELAMPLLITGTLDDYLERHGALHAERLLHFFALDAANPASIYSCLGAARASAHAVRGRITADMWENINATWLEIRGIAEQGLSRYGMSRFCEWIKERSHLFRGASYGTIMRNDAFRFIRLGTFIERADNTLRLLDARYEMAGDQAEAVSDGTAHAYYQWSALLRALSSFEAYTEIYRDAPGARHVAELLLLRADVPRSLRACTEEIDQILAQLPGANGRPAQRLAAEMDARLRYTGINEILEEGLHAWLTEFIPLVRQLGNAIHSSYLEAA
- a CDS encoding 3-hydroxyacyl-CoA dehydrogenase NAD-binding domain-containing protein, whose product is MSEAIRYEKGQDGIVVLTIDLPGQSANTMNAVYREAMAASVARLLTEKDSLVGVIITSAKKTFFAGGDLNELIKVGKPQAKAFYDMVLALKGQLRTLETLGKPVVAAINGAALGGGWEICLACHHRVALDDASVQLGLPEVTLGLLPGGGGVVRMVRLLGIEKALPYLLEGKKIRPQQALQAGLIDALATDRDDLLAKARAWIVANPAAVQRWDVKGYQIPGGTPSNPKVAQMLAIAPSILRAKTQGTLPAPEKILCAAVEGAQVDFDTAHLIETRYFTELTTGQIAKNLIGTFWFQLNEINAGGSRPQGFAPHKTQKVGVLGAGMMGAGIAFVSASAGISVVLKDINLAAADKGKAHSAALLDKKVARGQMTVAQRDEVLARIHTTEDDADLAGCDLVIEAVFEDRELKATVSAAAQKVVGGEAVIASNTSTLPITGLARAVPDQSKFIGLHFFSPVEKMPLVEIIKGAQTSDATLARGFDFVLQIRKTPIVVNDSRGFFTSRVFGTFTNEGIAMLGEGVSAPMIETEARKAGMPVGPLAISDEVSLSLMSHIRTQTAKDLQAEGKPLIEHPAFAVIDLLLNEYKRPGKAAGAGFYDYPVGAQKHLWPELKSRFEKADGQISSQDVRDRLLFIQAIETVRCVEEGVLTSTADANVGSIFGIGFAAWTGGALQFINQYGVKDFVARAQYLAEQYGERFAPPALLLDKAANGEMF
- the speE gene encoding polyamine aminopropyltransferase is translated as MTVTKTSEYLETLYEGYGQRFRMEKLLHEVRTEHQHLVIFQNPRMGRVMALDGVIQTTEADEFIYHEMLTHVPILAHGTAKRVLIIGGGDGGMLREVTKHAGVEHITMVEIDGTVVDMCKEFLPNHSAGAYDDPRLNLVIDDGMRFVATTTEKFDVIISDSTDPIGPGEVLFSENFYQACHRCLNEGGILVTQNGTPFMQIDEVKTTAGRLNSLFPDWHFYQAAVPTYIGGSMTFAWGSTNPAYRKLSRETLQQRFIGSGIVTRYYNPEIHIGAFALPQYVLRAINKPSND
- a CDS encoding transglutaminase family protein: MRLSISHETTYHYEDQVRASIQYLRLTPHDSERQHVLSWQLDLPRPVRAQLDPFGNILHVLTMDEPHEAIIIGARGQVDIDELREAEHESQSALPFLRFTRLTEADEALRAFAEHACKQRRDRTALIDLMHGLNQHMSYRPGSTEVDTSAAEAFAGRAGVCQDHTHAFLACARSLGVPSRYVSGYLYSEDCEHLASHAWAEAWLDDAWYSFDVTNQLARPERHLKLAVGLDYLDACPVRGMRRGGGCEQMHAKVFVSPTPVISVQQQ
- a CDS encoding PLDc N-terminal domain-containing protein is translated as MGSTFNGLIGLIILALDIWAIINVLKSGASTGMKIVWVLLIILLPVLGLIIWAIAGPRGNVRI
- a CDS encoding ribonuclease E inhibitor RraB is translated as MSTAYQEDISSNVLRRMKEGGFDFSRFHPIEFYAIFPDEERARRAAGKFRGESINAQVSARDDGAWSLELSKVMYATYDDIGDFEQGFSAVVEPLGGIIEGWGVKQEVRNRYRLN
- a CDS encoding acetyl-CoA C-acetyltransferase; this translates as MTQALIFDALRTPRGKGKADGALHSIKPVNLVAGLLTALQLRTSLDTRQVDDVVLGCVTPIGDQGSDIAKTAVQMADWDVSVAGVQINRFCASGLEAVNLGAMKVRSGFEDLVVVGGVESMSRVPMGSDGGAWALDPQTNLHSHFTPQGVGADLIATLEGFSRQDVDAYALHSQQKAARARAGGAFSKSLVPVQDQNGIILLDHDEFIRADSTLEGLGKLKPSFEMIGQMGFDATALRVYSHVERINHVHTPGNSSGIVDGAALMLIGSEAKGRALGLQPRARIVATAVTSTDPTIMLTGPAPATRKALAKAGLRVEDIDLFEVNEAFASVVLKFIKDMAVDPDKVNVNGGSIAMGHPLGATGCAILGTLLDELETRRLRYGLATLCVGGGMGIATIIERL
- a CDS encoding circularly permuted type 2 ATP-grasp protein; this encodes MIRTYFDEMYDAGGLVRPHYREFARWLADTPDELLAQRRREADLLFHRAGITFTLYGDEQGTERLIPFDTIPRSIPASEWRIVERGCIQRVKALNMFLADLYHEQRIIKAGIIPAEQVLANEQYQLAMQGLDLHRDIYSHISGVDLVRDGDGTYYVLEDNLRTPSGVSYMLEDRKMMMRLFPELFAAQRIAPIDHYPNLLLDTLKSSSPLDNPSVVVLTPGRFNSAFFEHAFLAREMGVELVEGADLFVRDDKVFMRTTDGPKAVDVIYRRLDDAFLDPLAFNPDSMLGVPGLLSSYRSGNVVLANAIGTGVADDKSVYPFVTDMIRFYLDEEPILKNVPTWQCRNPSELSHVLANLPDLVVKETQGSGGYGMLVGPAATTAEIDAFRERIKAKPHAYIAQPTLSLSTCPTFVENGIAPRHIDLRPFVLSGRETRVVPGGLTRVALREGSLVVNSSQGGGTKDTWVVED